AAAACTTACAGATGTGATTGACATAGAATTTCTCCAGCGATTTCAGGACGATTTCGCCAAAGGAATGGGATTAGCTAGTGTAACCGTCGATGTAGACGGCAATCCGGTAACCGATCCCAGTTATTACACCCGGTTTTGTGAGAATTATACCCATTCTACTGAGTGTGGTGATAAACGCTGTGCTGAGTCTCATAAAAAAGGTGGGGAAGAGGCTGCACGTATCGGAAAACCGGTTGTGTATGAATGTCATGCCGGTTTGATTGATTTTGCGGCGCCCATTATGCTGGAAGGTAGACTGATCGGAACAATTTTAGGCGGACAAGTATTAATTGATTCCCCTCAAGAAGAAAAATATCGCCGGATAGCGAAAGAAATCGGTGTAAATGCCGACGAGTATGTGGGAGCTGTAAATGAAGTCAGCAAACTGTCGAAGGAACGAATCGAAGCCGCAGCAAATGTGCTATTTATTGTAGCCAATAGTATGTCAAAGTCTGCTTATCAGCATCTAAAATTGAAAGGGGTAACTGAAACTCTCAATGAAAGCTTGTTGCAAATATCTGCTACAATGGAAGAACTGGCAGCTTCAGCCGGTACTGTAAATAATAACCAGGCGAGCTTAAATGAAGAGATCAAAAACGTCAATACAGTCACCGGAAAAATTGACGAGGTCATGGAATTCATTAAAGAAATTGCCGACGAAACACGATTACTGGGATTGAATGCCGCAATCGAAGCTGCCAGAGCGGGTGAGGCCGGACTAGGATTTGGCGTCGTTGCCGAAGAGATACGGAAGCTGTCCGCCGATTCTAAACAGACCGTTGGTAAAATCAAAGAATTTACCAATGTGATAAAATCTTCTGTCGACAATACTGTACATATGGGCAATGAAACATTGTCAACAGTAGAGCAGCAGGCAGCGGCAATTGAAGAAGTAACTGCAAGCGTTCAGGACATTACCCAACTAACTTCCCAGTTAAACGACTTAGCTCATGAAAAATAATAGGTAACGTTCTGCTTAAGGGAGATGAACAATTGTGGCCACAATTCGGTTAGTTGTCTTTGAATTAAACGGTGAAGAGTATGCCGTTGATGCCTTATCCGTTAATGGCATTTTACGATTAAAAAAATTTGAAATAAAAAAAGTTCCCGGATTACCCCAGGTCATTGAAGGCATGATTAGTTTACGTGGTAAAGTCAATTATATTTTTAATTTAAAATCTAAGTTTGGTTTTCCTGAAATACAGTCGACGGAAGAAAGCAAAATTATTATGCTCAATGTGCAAAATTCCATTGCCGGATGTATTGTCGACGAAGTAACCGATATTGTTAAAATTGAAGACACGGATTTACAAATACCGCCGAACTTTATTGCTCAGTATAATGCCAACTATATTCGGGGTATTGTGAAAGTCGGTGAACGCTTAATTGTTGTTTTGTATGCGGATAAACTATTATCTACCGAAGAATATGACGC
The Veillonellales bacterium genome window above contains:
- a CDS encoding PocR ligand-binding domain-containing protein, whose amino-acid sequence is MNQNKLNSKNDSDLNNVKLTDVIDIEFLQRFQDDFAKGMGLASVTVDVDGNPVTDPSYYTRFCENYTHSTECGDKRCAESHKKGGEEAARIGKPVVYECHAGLIDFAAPIMLEGRLIGTILGGQVLIDSPQEEKYRRIAKEIGVNADEYVGAVNEVSKLSKERIEAAANVLFIVANSMSKSAYQHLKLKGVTETLNESLLQISATMEELAASAGTVNNNQASLNEEIKNVNTVTGKIDEVMEFIKEIADETRLLGLNAAIEAARAGEAGLGFGVVAEEIRKLSADSKQTVGKIKEFTNVIKSSVDNTVHMGNETLSTVEQQAAAIEEVTASVQDITQLTSQLNDLAHEK
- a CDS encoding chemotaxis protein CheW; this encodes MATIRLVVFELNGEEYAVDALSVNGILRLKKFEIKKVPGLPQVIEGMISLRGKVNYIFNLKSKFGFPEIQSTEESKIIMLNVQNSIAGCIVDEVTDIVKIEDTDLQIPPNFIAQYNANYIRGIVKVGERLIVVLYADKLLSTEEYDAVCSSTH